From one Catellatospora sp. IY07-71 genomic stretch:
- a CDS encoding WXG100 family type VII secretion target: protein MSNGDRLVVNFQSLHGASQHIQKALGQLETTLSQLEDDARPMVSTWAGSAQAAYNERQAKWRKAADELSTMLRDIKGAVDEAAVQFQDAEDRNTKLFH from the coding sequence ATGAGCAACGGTGACCGGCTCGTCGTCAATTTCCAATCGCTGCACGGCGCGAGCCAGCACATCCAGAAGGCCCTGGGCCAGCTGGAGACCACGCTGAGCCAGCTCGAGGACGACGCCAGGCCGATGGTGTCCACCTGGGCGGGTTCCGCGCAGGCGGCGTACAACGAGCGTCAGGCCAAGTGGCGCAAGGCGGCGGACGAGCTGTCCACGATGCTGCGCGACATCAAGGGCGCCGTGGACGAGGCGGCCGTGCAGTTCCAGGACGCCGAGGACCGCAACACCAAGCTGTTCCACTGA
- a CDS encoding SseB family protein: MGWEPATDTEIALRDALRVGDQELYFRILGRSELLLPVSGDGGNGAAGWGTWTAENRTHVLSFTSSAAMRSCLAEHAGPARRILFQDLAAAWPNHEWWLAVNPGLPIEGYLPAWFVTQMVRGDVRIPSIPNAPAGARGRLERLEALERAKAARVAPPPPPPPPVYGGHHDDQMILDAEVIDVEVERPAIAPPRVHVPLELEPPPPAVTVPQAAAPPPAVPPQAQLGGRFFPADPAFSAEPAYPADSVQQDTPAGPAETAYHAEPPYAAEPPYGSVPSVPPSSALATATSPSVPPAAAPPAVPVAAAPPPFVPVAAASPPSVPVAAAPTVPAAAPEAEPAAVAVPAAAPAAEPAPAPAAREGGPRHGRPSGPEDDFVPANTVEEQLFEAAEAGNTDAFLSTLLLATVLLPGGADGPRPGEPGYRWQPRDIDGEPHIVCYTSPERMPAPTEAVPVRFISLIATWPDPAWSFAVDPGTAIGATLPGDQLLELARWAAEMGLGNDGGEPAAPVPTAGSAPPPARRDPEVTEMQKVIAPSQIGYYLERGYDRVSGFVHRAREVGHLRGPQALRGALGLTWTGSPFGADDEVIYVLRWPAYRPSLYRIPYGGQHEAAMRAMEGWVIERPPFRGNGFAPGDSTEIIAEFKVDSARLPHGARLLRVDAEGKEEMVAVLDADGPRWLRTDGGE, encoded by the coding sequence ATGGGTTGGGAGCCGGCCACCGATACCGAGATCGCGCTGCGTGACGCGCTGCGCGTGGGGGATCAGGAGCTCTACTTCCGGATCCTGGGCCGCTCGGAGCTGCTGCTGCCCGTCTCCGGCGACGGCGGGAACGGCGCCGCCGGCTGGGGCACCTGGACCGCCGAGAACCGCACCCACGTGCTGTCCTTCACCTCGTCCGCGGCCATGCGGTCCTGCCTGGCCGAGCACGCCGGCCCGGCGCGCCGCATCCTGTTCCAGGACCTCGCCGCCGCGTGGCCGAACCACGAGTGGTGGCTCGCGGTCAACCCGGGCCTGCCGATCGAGGGATACCTGCCGGCCTGGTTCGTCACCCAGATGGTGCGTGGCGACGTGCGCATCCCGAGCATCCCGAACGCGCCCGCGGGTGCCCGGGGCCGGCTGGAGCGCCTGGAGGCGCTGGAGCGCGCCAAGGCGGCCCGCGTCGCGCCGCCCCCGCCCCCGCCTCCGCCGGTCTACGGCGGGCACCACGACGACCAGATGATCCTCGACGCCGAGGTGATCGACGTCGAGGTGGAGCGCCCCGCGATCGCCCCGCCCCGGGTGCACGTCCCGCTGGAGCTGGAGCCGCCCCCGCCCGCGGTGACGGTGCCGCAGGCGGCCGCGCCGCCACCGGCGGTGCCGCCGCAGGCGCAGCTCGGCGGCCGGTTCTTCCCGGCCGACCCGGCGTTCTCCGCCGAGCCCGCCTACCCGGCTGACTCCGTCCAGCAGGACACGCCCGCCGGTCCCGCCGAGACGGCCTATCACGCCGAGCCGCCGTACGCCGCCGAGCCGCCCTACGGCAGCGTGCCGTCCGTGCCGCCGTCGTCTGCGCTCGCGACCGCTACGTCGCCGTCCGTGCCGCCCGCCGCCGCGCCGCCCGCCGTGCCCGTCGCCGCTGCGCCCCCGCCGTTTGTGCCGGTCGCTGCCGCGTCCCCGCCGTCCGTGCCGGTCGCTGCGGCGCCGACGGTGCCCGCCGCCGCTCCGGAGGCCGAGCCCGCCGCGGTGGCGGTCCCGGCAGCGGCGCCCGCCGCCGAACCGGCTCCGGCGCCCGCGGCGCGGGAGGGCGGGCCGCGGCACGGCCGCCCGAGCGGGCCGGAGGACGACTTCGTGCCCGCGAACACCGTCGAGGAGCAGCTGTTCGAGGCCGCTGAGGCGGGCAACACCGACGCCTTCCTGTCCACGCTGCTGCTGGCGACCGTGCTGCTGCCGGGCGGCGCGGACGGTCCCCGGCCCGGCGAGCCGGGCTACCGCTGGCAGCCGCGCGACATCGACGGCGAGCCGCACATCGTCTGCTACACGTCGCCTGAGCGGATGCCGGCCCCGACCGAGGCCGTCCCGGTGCGCTTCATCAGCCTGATCGCGACCTGGCCGGACCCGGCGTGGTCGTTCGCGGTCGACCCGGGCACGGCGATCGGCGCCACGCTGCCCGGCGACCAGCTGCTGGAGCTGGCCCGGTGGGCCGCGGAGATGGGCCTGGGCAACGACGGCGGCGAGCCCGCCGCGCCGGTGCCGACGGCCGGCAGCGCCCCGCCGCCCGCCCGGCGCGATCCCGAGGTCACCGAGATGCAGAAGGTGATCGCGCCCAGCCAGATCGGCTACTACCTGGAGCGCGGCTACGACCGGGTGTCCGGCTTCGTGCACCGGGCGCGTGAGGTCGGTCACCTGCGCGGCCCGCAGGCGCTGCGCGGCGCGCTGGGGCTGACCTGGACGGGCTCCCCGTTCGGCGCGGACGACGAGGTGATCTACGTGCTGCGCTGGCCGGCGTACCGGCCCAGCCTGTACCGGATCCCGTACGGCGGGCAGCACGAGGCGGCGATGCGGGCCATGGAGGGCTGGGTCATCGAGCGCCCGCCGTTCCGCGGCAACGGCTTCGCGCCCGGGGACAGCACCGAGATCATCGCGGAGTTCAAGGTGGACAGCGCCCGGCTGCCGCACGGCGCGCGGCTGCTGCGCGTGGACGCCGAGGGCAAGGAGGAGATGGTCGCCGTGCTCGACGCCGACGGCCCCCGCTGGCTGCGGACCGACGGAGGCGAGTGA
- the mycP gene encoding type VII secretion-associated serine protease mycosin, with protein MHRTRQPAVLAALTVVLTFGGVGISTSPAAAAAPCTSSKAGEPIAEKPWPQQRWDLSALPRGITGADVTVAVLDSGVDADHPQLRGAVDPGLDVLPDGGTDGRQDCVGHGTGVASIIAARPVPGVAFRGLAPGVRILPIVVSKQIAGAESTGDKPASVKDMARAVRFAISRDVDVINLSLSYGESGSGGLEEFRDAIREAIAADIVVVAAVGNAKQRSNPTPYPAAWDGVLGVAAVDADGQRLDASQTGTYVDLAAPGGEVLMALPTRGHTRGSGTSFATPMVAATAALVRQAYPDLTEEQVRKRLMATADPAPGGRRSDGYGVGILNPVRAVTEIVDGQPRAAIPPLPPRKDDPVAEAAAARAAEQHSRALWLAALGLVLAGFVLVLAVALPNGIRRRWRPAGS; from the coding sequence ATGCACCGCACCCGGCAGCCGGCCGTGCTGGCCGCGCTCACGGTCGTGCTGACCTTCGGCGGCGTCGGAATATCGACATCTCCCGCTGCCGCCGCCGCGCCGTGCACGAGCTCGAAGGCGGGTGAACCGATCGCCGAGAAGCCGTGGCCGCAGCAACGCTGGGACCTGTCCGCGCTGCCCCGGGGCATCACCGGCGCCGACGTCACGGTCGCGGTGCTCGACTCGGGAGTCGACGCGGATCACCCGCAGTTGCGCGGCGCGGTGGACCCGGGTCTGGACGTGCTGCCCGACGGCGGCACCGACGGCCGCCAGGACTGCGTCGGCCACGGCACCGGCGTGGCGAGCATCATCGCCGCCCGGCCGGTCCCGGGGGTGGCGTTCCGGGGCCTCGCGCCAGGCGTGCGCATCCTGCCGATCGTGGTCAGCAAGCAGATCGCCGGTGCGGAGAGCACCGGCGACAAGCCGGCCAGCGTCAAGGACATGGCACGGGCGGTCCGCTTCGCGATCTCCAGGGACGTCGACGTCATCAACCTGTCGCTGAGCTACGGCGAGTCCGGCAGCGGCGGGCTGGAGGAGTTCCGCGACGCGATCCGGGAGGCGATCGCCGCCGACATCGTGGTGGTCGCCGCGGTCGGCAACGCCAAGCAGCGCAGCAACCCGACGCCGTATCCGGCCGCGTGGGACGGCGTGCTCGGGGTGGCCGCGGTGGACGCCGACGGCCAGCGGCTGGACGCGTCGCAGACCGGCACCTATGTGGACCTGGCCGCTCCCGGCGGCGAGGTGCTGATGGCCCTGCCCACCCGAGGACACACCAGGGGCAGCGGCACGAGCTTCGCCACCCCGATGGTCGCGGCCACCGCGGCCCTGGTCCGGCAGGCCTACCCGGACCTCACCGAGGAGCAGGTGCGCAAGCGGCTGATGGCCACCGCCGACCCGGCCCCGGGCGGCCGCCGCAGCGACGGGTACGGGGTGGGCATCCTCAACCCGGTCCGGGCGGTGACCGAGATCGTGGACGGCCAGCCGCGGGCCGCGATCCCGCCGCTGCCGCCGCGCAAGGACGATCCCGTGGCCGAGGCCGCCGCGGCCCGCGCCGCCGAGCAGCACTCGCGGGCGCTGTGGCTGGCCGCGCTCGGGCTGGTGCTGGCCGGGTTCGTGCTGGTGCTGGCCGTGGCGCTGCCGAACGGCATCCGGCGCCGCTGGCGCCCGGCCGGCAGCTGA
- the nhaA gene encoding Na+/H+ antiporter NhaA: MGESRTRPQASPRLKRMRRRRAQAARGAAAEVARFLRTEQIGGLVLLGATALALIIANSPLAGAYQRLSAYAFGPESLHLHLTVAQWAQDGLLTVFFVVAGLELKRELVVGELRDLRQAALPIAGAIGGMIVPALLCFLVAFGAPGGAEAWAVPVATDIAFALAVLAICAKDLPPSLRVFLLSLAIVDDLGAILLIAIAFTAHVALLPLAGAAAVLVGYALLQQFRVRGWWLYLLLGLTAWALVHASGVHATIAGVAVGLLTRVKPDPGEHETPATELEHRLQPISAGICVPLFAFFAAGITINAGALTAIFTDRVSLGVLLGLVVGKTVGVLGGAAIAVRGRLATLPEALNWRDLFAVAVVTGCGFTVSLLIAELAFAPGDQQSRVKGAVLLASLIASLLAAALLRRQVRVRAR, translated from the coding sequence ATGGGGGAGAGCCGGACCCGGCCGCAGGCCAGCCCACGTCTGAAGCGGATGCGGCGGCGTCGCGCCCAGGCCGCGCGCGGCGCCGCGGCCGAGGTCGCCCGGTTCCTGCGCACCGAGCAGATCGGCGGCCTGGTGCTGCTCGGCGCCACCGCGCTCGCCCTGATCATCGCCAACTCGCCGCTGGCCGGGGCGTACCAGCGGCTCAGCGCGTACGCCTTCGGCCCCGAGTCGCTGCACCTGCACCTGACCGTCGCCCAGTGGGCGCAGGACGGCCTGCTCACCGTCTTCTTCGTGGTCGCCGGACTGGAGCTGAAACGCGAGCTCGTCGTCGGGGAGCTGCGCGACCTGCGGCAGGCCGCGCTGCCCATCGCGGGCGCGATCGGCGGCATGATCGTGCCCGCGCTGCTCTGCTTCCTCGTCGCGTTCGGTGCGCCCGGCGGCGCCGAGGCCTGGGCGGTGCCGGTCGCCACCGACATCGCGTTCGCGCTGGCCGTGCTCGCCATCTGCGCGAAGGACCTGCCGCCCAGCCTGCGCGTCTTCCTGCTGTCCCTGGCCATCGTCGACGACCTCGGCGCGATCCTGCTCATCGCGATCGCCTTCACCGCCCACGTGGCGCTGCTGCCCCTGGCCGGCGCCGCGGCCGTGCTGGTCGGGTACGCCCTGCTCCAGCAGTTCCGGGTCCGCGGCTGGTGGCTCTACCTGCTGCTGGGGCTGACGGCCTGGGCGCTGGTGCACGCCTCGGGCGTGCACGCCACCATCGCGGGCGTGGCGGTCGGCCTGCTCACCCGGGTCAAGCCCGACCCCGGCGAGCACGAGACGCCCGCCACGGAGCTGGAGCACCGGCTCCAGCCGATCTCCGCGGGCATCTGCGTGCCGCTGTTCGCGTTCTTCGCCGCCGGCATCACGATCAACGCCGGGGCGCTCACCGCCATCTTCACCGATCGGGTGTCGCTCGGCGTCCTGCTCGGCCTGGTCGTCGGCAAGACCGTCGGCGTGCTGGGCGGCGCCGCGATCGCGGTCCGCGGCCGCCTGGCCACCCTGCCGGAGGCGCTGAACTGGCGCGACCTGTTCGCGGTGGCCGTGGTGACCGGCTGTGGCTTCACGGTCAGCCTGCTCATCGCCGAACTCGCCTTCGCCCCCGGCGACCAGCAGTCCCGCGTCAAGGGCGCGGTCCTGCTCGCCTCCTTGATCGCATCGCTGCTGGCCGCGGCCCTCCTGCGCAGACAGGTCCGGGTACGCGCACGCTAG
- a CDS encoding C45 family peptidase, with translation MDTPLAVIDVRGTPEQMGLAYGAAAADPINVNVSAYLARFAAAAGLDGAAVAARGAEFGQTTRAHFPRLADMLDGVAQGAGVEPALVYAINARSELLYGSPACGSPNPAEPGECTSIGVLGSRAAGGRTLLAQNWDWHPAHRDVNLLLLTEDEHGHRVAALTEAGMLAKAGLNGAGVGVCVNLLGSDRDGRPGGVPYHVILRSVLEADSLSWATRNAMRAPRSASINLLIGQAGPGGGELIDLELAPGEAGWLHPVDGVLVHANHFEAPLPVYDTVKDWGGSSLFRSARARRLLAAYPDPLGPRELRAVLEDHLGHPLSICRHADARDAEVDRSETIWTVLMDLDARTIRLIAGPPCSGEEGTTIAI, from the coding sequence ATGGACACCCCCCTGGCCGTGATCGACGTTCGCGGCACCCCCGAGCAGATGGGCCTGGCCTACGGCGCGGCGGCCGCCGATCCGATCAACGTGAACGTGTCGGCGTACCTGGCGCGTTTCGCTGCCGCAGCCGGGCTGGACGGGGCTGCGGTCGCCGCGCGCGGCGCGGAGTTCGGGCAGACCACCCGGGCCCACTTCCCCCGGCTCGCGGACATGCTCGACGGGGTCGCGCAGGGCGCGGGCGTCGAGCCGGCCCTCGTCTACGCGATCAACGCCCGCTCCGAGCTGCTCTACGGCAGCCCGGCCTGCGGCTCGCCGAACCCGGCCGAGCCCGGGGAGTGCACCAGCATCGGGGTGCTCGGCTCCCGCGCGGCGGGCGGGCGCACCCTGCTGGCGCAGAACTGGGACTGGCACCCGGCCCACCGCGACGTCAACCTGCTCCTGCTCACCGAGGACGAGCACGGGCACCGGGTGGCCGCGCTGACGGAGGCCGGCATGCTCGCCAAGGCGGGGCTGAACGGCGCGGGGGTGGGCGTCTGCGTCAACCTGCTCGGCAGCGACCGGGACGGGCGGCCGGGCGGGGTGCCGTACCACGTGATCCTGCGCTCGGTGCTGGAGGCGGACTCGCTGTCCTGGGCGACCCGAAACGCGATGCGGGCGCCCCGCTCCGCCTCGATCAACCTGCTGATCGGGCAGGCCGGGCCGGGTGGCGGCGAGCTGATCGACCTGGAGCTGGCGCCGGGCGAGGCGGGCTGGCTGCACCCGGTGGACGGGGTGCTGGTGCACGCCAATCACTTCGAGGCGCCGCTGCCGGTGTACGACACCGTCAAGGACTGGGGCGGCTCGTCGCTGTTCCGCTCCGCGCGGGCCCGCCGGCTGCTGGCGGCGTACCCGGATCCGTTGGGGCCGCGGGAGTTGCGGGCGGTGCTGGAAGACCATCTCGGCCACCCGCTGTCGATCTGTCGCCATGCCGACGCACGTGACGCGGAGGTTGACCGGTCCGAGACGATCTGGACCGTTTTGATGGATCTAGATGCGCGAACAATCAGGCTTATCGCCGGTCCGCCCTGTTCGGGCGAAGAAGGCACGACTATCGCGATCTGA
- the eccB gene encoding type VII secretion protein EccB has protein sequence MPSRQDQLHSYQFTVQRVVSALVMRDTDPAQAPFKRAAGATLASVLLAVVIAAGFGVYGVFSGRGDTKWKADGTVVVEEKSGAHFVYREGRLYPALNLTSALLASGVPAPKIVTVARKSLVDVPRGLTVGIADLPDSLPDPGTLLGLPWSVCAAGDGAKPTSVLVVGDTSMTGNGRAMGGEEALFVRAADRRYLLWHGRLYDADADELAALAGGAQPLAVPVAFVNGMPKGQPLDAPRVADPGKASSVRGLTNGQVIKIKGLDGKTSQYAVVQPDGLAMVTQVQAALALGRYRAGREIEINQTELAEYDGSPANLVPNRDDPRQPPATMPTIASYAPGALCAVIRDDQGGIEVRAEVILNLSSLIATVARSAEGGSYADYVLVQPGRGAIVASGTTLSLVTDQGVRYDAARPDVLPMLGYANPVPLRLPSALVDLLPPGPGLDPQAASAQLALG, from the coding sequence ATGCCGTCGAGACAGGACCAGCTGCACTCGTACCAGTTCACGGTGCAGCGAGTGGTTTCGGCGCTGGTGATGCGCGACACCGATCCGGCGCAGGCGCCGTTCAAGCGCGCCGCCGGGGCGACGCTCGCCAGCGTGCTGCTGGCCGTGGTCATCGCGGCCGGCTTCGGGGTGTACGGCGTGTTCAGCGGCCGCGGCGACACCAAATGGAAGGCCGACGGCACGGTCGTCGTCGAGGAGAAGTCGGGCGCGCACTTCGTGTACCGCGAGGGCAGGCTCTACCCGGCGCTGAACCTCACCTCGGCGCTGCTGGCCTCCGGAGTGCCCGCGCCGAAGATCGTGACCGTGGCCCGCAAGTCGCTTGTGGACGTGCCGCGCGGGCTGACCGTCGGCATCGCCGACCTGCCCGACTCGCTGCCCGACCCGGGCACGCTGCTCGGCCTGCCGTGGTCGGTCTGCGCCGCCGGAGACGGCGCCAAGCCCACGTCGGTGCTGGTGGTGGGCGACACCTCGATGACGGGCAACGGCCGCGCCATGGGCGGCGAGGAGGCCCTGTTCGTGCGCGCGGCGGACCGCCGCTACCTGCTGTGGCACGGGCGGCTCTACGACGCGGACGCCGACGAGCTGGCCGCGCTGGCGGGCGGGGCGCAGCCGCTGGCGGTGCCGGTCGCGTTCGTCAACGGCATGCCCAAGGGCCAGCCGCTGGACGCGCCGCGGGTCGCCGACCCGGGCAAGGCCTCGTCGGTCCGGGGCCTGACCAACGGCCAGGTCATCAAGATCAAGGGCCTGGACGGCAAGACCAGCCAGTACGCGGTGGTCCAGCCGGACGGCCTGGCGATGGTCACGCAGGTGCAGGCGGCCCTCGCGCTGGGCAGGTACCGGGCCGGCCGCGAGATCGAGATCAACCAGACCGAGCTCGCCGAGTACGACGGCTCTCCCGCGAACCTGGTGCCCAACCGCGACGACCCGCGCCAGCCCCCGGCGACGATGCCGACCATCGCGTCGTACGCCCCCGGCGCGCTGTGCGCCGTGATCCGCGACGATCAGGGCGGCATCGAGGTGCGCGCCGAGGTGATCCTGAACCTGTCGAGCCTCATCGCGACCGTGGCACGCAGCGCCGAGGGCGGCTCGTACGCCGATTACGTGCTGGTGCAGCCCGGCCGCGGCGCGATCGTCGCCTCCGGCACGACGCTGAGTCTGGTCACCGATCAGGGCGTGCGCTACGACGCGGCCCGTCCGGACGTGCTGCCGATGCTCGGCTACGCCAATCCGGTGCCGCTGCGGCTGCCGTCGGCGCTGGTCGATCTGCTGCCGCCGGGACCGGGACTGGACCCGCAGGCGGCATCGGCGCAACTCGCTCTCGGCTGA
- a CDS encoding alpha/beta fold hydrolase: MSEQVDEQCVLTEGPWEHRFVSANGSRFHVVEQGTGPLVILLHGFPEFWWAWHRQLPLLADAGLRAVAVDLRGYGATDKPPRGYDGFTLAGDVVGLIRALGERNATVVGAGAGGLIAWSAAALHPRLVSRLVVLGAAHPLRLRSALVTNAAQRRAGSALLRFQLPRFEHVLTRDDAALVGALMRGWTSPGFRNSAEFAEYEQRCREAMRIPQASFCAMEAYRWAFRSTLRLHGYRFLRAVKQPIISPTLQLQGALDPITLPATAQGSGRYVLADYEWRLLDDVGHFPHVERPDLVAGEIIRWTK, translated from the coding sequence GTGAGCGAGCAGGTGGATGAGCAGTGCGTGCTGACCGAGGGGCCGTGGGAGCACCGGTTCGTCAGCGCCAACGGCAGCCGGTTCCACGTGGTGGAGCAGGGCACCGGGCCGCTGGTGATCCTGCTGCACGGCTTCCCCGAGTTCTGGTGGGCCTGGCACCGGCAGCTCCCCCTGCTTGCCGACGCCGGGCTGCGGGCGGTCGCGGTGGACCTGCGCGGCTACGGCGCGACCGACAAGCCGCCCCGCGGCTACGACGGGTTCACCCTGGCCGGTGACGTGGTCGGGCTGATCCGCGCGCTCGGCGAGCGCAACGCCACCGTCGTCGGCGCGGGCGCCGGTGGCCTGATCGCCTGGTCGGCGGCGGCGCTGCACCCGCGCCTGGTCAGCCGGCTGGTGGTGCTCGGCGCGGCGCACCCGCTGCGGCTGCGCTCCGCGCTGGTGACCAACGCCGCCCAGCGCCGGGCCGGCAGCGCGCTGCTGCGCTTCCAGCTGCCCCGGTTCGAGCACGTGCTGACCCGGGACGACGCGGCGCTGGTAGGCGCGCTGATGCGGGGCTGGACGTCGCCCGGATTCCGCAACAGCGCCGAGTTCGCCGAGTACGAGCAGCGATGCCGGGAGGCGATGCGCATCCCGCAGGCGTCGTTCTGCGCGATGGAGGCCTACCGGTGGGCGTTCCGGTCCACGCTGCGGCTGCACGGGTATCGCTTCCTGCGCGCGGTGAAGCAGCCGATCATCTCGCCCACGCTGCAGCTGCAGGGTGCCCTGGACCCGATCACGCTGCCCGCGACCGCGCAGGGCTCGGGCCGCTACGTGCTGGCCGACTACGAGTGGCGGCTGCTGGACGACGTGGGCCACTTCCCCCACGTGGAGCGCCCCGACCTGGTCGCCGGGGAGATCATCCGCTGGACGAAGTGA
- a CDS encoding WXG100 family type VII secretion target produces the protein MAATAQKFDSSNDELQTMLSRLLSELEVLQTSWVGRAGTSFEQVKIAWAEDQKTLHNALAETATAIRTAGQEYSRADEEQAGRVSARNTGGISLNL, from the coding sequence ATGGCCGCGACCGCGCAGAAGTTCGATTCATCCAACGACGAGCTGCAGACCATGCTCAGCCGCCTGCTGAGCGAGCTCGAGGTGCTGCAGACCAGCTGGGTCGGCCGCGCGGGCACGTCCTTCGAGCAGGTCAAGATCGCCTGGGCGGAGGACCAGAAGACGCTGCACAACGCCCTCGCCGAGACGGCGACGGCCATCCGCACCGCCGGCCAGGAATACTCCCGGGCCGACGAGGAGCAGGCCGGCCGGGTGTCCGCCCGTAACACCGGCGGCATCTCGCTGAACCTGTGA
- the eccE gene encoding type VII secretion protein EccE, protein MAVDMVTGPTAGAATEDTTPAASLPRPARRFLGLGSGQIVTVQLALVLVVVAAQAGLPLLAAAVPVAAALVVLAWGRWRGRWLSEWVAVYVRYRTRRHRIEPAEGAAELLALAAPGSRLSTVDVEGVGCAVIVDAEGMCALLELGDQAVMPARAWHPLPSPATLLPAPAADTPPVRVQLLLHANAANGSSPATSSYRQLTGGRLLANERAVLCVRVHRAEGWSEADLERALTGALRKVRAKLGDVPHRPLGDVAALRALAEAAGHDGTAAAQEGWSALHVGGLYSAAYAVERWPMPHPDPAHALLPRLLRLPATTVSVALTAGPWTDGGTQLRADLTVRLTAPDHTSLANAGTALRQVLATEHAQARRLDGQQFDGLLATLPLAGPSPAEAGAGGRPGASRRLGAVAALSAPYGGSGVMIGVNRHSEPVSFRLFRPEATRLVLIGGVAVAQIVAVRAMAVGAYVLVQTTRPWLWEAFSRGLGAGAPLLVMAPGPVTVPPGSPLRPLLSIVDAGPVAADRTPGTPWHSTLVVRDDLSPVDVDVLGRADLALLQPLQPAEAAVAVSVLGLSRDQEAWLSRAQPGMIGVVHRRSVRWAAISQTAYEQQLIGAGTPVA, encoded by the coding sequence ATGGCGGTCGACATGGTTACCGGGCCGACGGCGGGGGCCGCGACGGAGGACACCACACCGGCGGCGTCGCTTCCCAGGCCGGCCCGCCGCTTCCTGGGCCTGGGCAGCGGGCAGATCGTGACCGTGCAGCTCGCGCTGGTGCTGGTGGTGGTCGCCGCGCAGGCGGGCCTGCCGCTGCTGGCCGCCGCCGTCCCCGTCGCCGCCGCGCTGGTGGTGCTGGCGTGGGGTCGCTGGCGGGGCCGCTGGCTGTCCGAATGGGTCGCCGTCTACGTGCGCTACCGCACCCGCCGCCACCGGATCGAGCCCGCCGAGGGCGCGGCGGAGCTGCTCGCGCTCGCCGCGCCGGGCAGCCGGCTGTCCACCGTGGACGTCGAGGGCGTCGGGTGCGCCGTGATCGTGGACGCCGAGGGCATGTGCGCACTGCTGGAGCTGGGCGACCAGGCGGTGATGCCGGCCCGCGCCTGGCACCCGCTGCCGTCCCCGGCGACGCTGCTGCCCGCGCCCGCCGCGGACACCCCGCCGGTACGCGTACAGCTGCTGCTGCACGCCAACGCCGCCAACGGCTCCTCGCCCGCCACGTCGTCATACCGCCAGCTCACCGGCGGGCGGCTGCTGGCCAACGAGCGCGCCGTGCTGTGCGTGCGGGTGCACCGGGCCGAGGGCTGGAGCGAGGCCGACCTGGAGCGGGCGCTCACCGGCGCGCTGCGCAAGGTGCGCGCGAAGCTGGGCGACGTGCCGCACCGGCCGCTCGGCGACGTGGCCGCGCTGCGCGCGCTGGCCGAGGCCGCCGGGCACGACGGCACCGCCGCCGCGCAGGAGGGCTGGTCCGCGCTGCACGTCGGCGGGCTCTACTCGGCCGCGTACGCGGTGGAGCGCTGGCCGATGCCGCACCCCGACCCGGCGCACGCGCTGCTGCCGCGCCTGCTGCGGCTGCCCGCCACCACGGTGTCCGTGGCGCTCACCGCGGGTCCCTGGACCGACGGCGGCACGCAGCTGCGGGCCGACCTGACCGTGCGGCTCACCGCCCCCGACCACACCTCGCTGGCCAACGCGGGCACCGCGCTGCGCCAGGTGCTCGCCACCGAGCACGCGCAGGCCCGCCGCCTGGACGGGCAGCAGTTCGACGGCCTGCTCGCCACGCTGCCGCTGGCCGGTCCCAGCCCCGCCGAGGCGGGCGCGGGCGGCCGCCCGGGCGCCTCCCGCCGGCTGGGCGCGGTCGCCGCGCTGTCCGCGCCGTACGGCGGCAGCGGCGTCATGATCGGCGTCAACCGGCACAGCGAGCCGGTGTCCTTCCGGCTGTTCCGGCCCGAGGCGACCCGGCTGGTGCTCATCGGCGGCGTCGCGGTGGCCCAGATCGTCGCCGTGCGCGCGATGGCCGTCGGGGCCTACGTCCTGGTGCAGACGACCCGCCCGTGGCTCTGGGAGGCGTTCAGCCGGGGTCTGGGTGCGGGCGCGCCGCTGCTGGTGATGGCGCCCGGCCCGGTGACCGTGCCGCCGGGTTCGCCGCTGCGCCCGCTGCTCAGCATCGTCGACGCCGGTCCGGTCGCCGCCGACCGCACGCCGGGCACGCCGTGGCACAGCACGCTGGTGGTGCGCGACGACCTGTCCCCGGTGGACGTGGACGTGCTGGGCCGGGCCGATCTCGCGCTGCTGCAGCCGCTCCAGCCCGCCGAGGCGGCGGTGGCCGTCTCGGTGCTGGGGCTGAGCCGGGACCAGGAGGCGTGGCTGTCCCGCGCCCAGCCCGGCATGATCGGCGTGGTGCACCGCCGCTCGGTGCGCTGGGCGGCCATCTCGCAGACGGCGTACGAGCAGCAGCTCATCGGCGCGGGCACGCCCGTGGCCTGA